AGAGGAATGGGCCAAGGTGCGACCGGCCGGGGCGCTCACCACCTCGGGATCCGATGTTGATGGGGTGGACACATTCGACGCGTCGTTGCCTTCCGCCATATCGCTCATTTCGCTTTCGGCAGAGTCGATTTGGTCTCTTTGGGACTCGCTCACAAACTCTGTCGTCTGTGATACGAGGTCGGTGAGATTCGACGACTTGCCGGACGCAGGCTGCGCCTGGGGTGAGGGGAACTCGGGTTGGGGCAAGGGCTGGTGCGGCGGTAGCTCTTCGACGATCTGGTCGAGTGAGGAGCGGTGTAAGGAGCCATGTGGAGGAAGACCCGCTGGATTGCTTTCCCATGCGATGCTGCTGTCGGACTCATGGCCCTGAGTGACATCCGACGATGGTGCAGCGAACGGCGGGTCAGAGGACGGTGCAATAATGTGTTGGTTGGTGGCAGCGGTGGGCCCTGTCGCAGCGCTTGAAGCGTACTGTTGCTGGAGCTGCTGCATGATAGCAGCACTTGAGGTAGGGTCGGCTCCCTGTGACGAACCCGCAACTGGTGGCTGCTGGGTCTCGTCTTCGAGCGACATGGCCGTGGAGGAAGGAGTTGATTTCGGTTTTCTAGATCTAGACAGGCTGCGTTGTGTAAGCTATGCGTCCAcatgacgaggagggcggcgggggaAGAAGCTGTTGGGAGATGGCTGGCAGCCAACTCACCCTATGGGCCGCGCGCTTGGGGAAGCCATGACGAGAATGGACTAGGCCGAGTCCGTTCTGTCAATGGTGGGAGGGATCAAGGGATGTACACATCCTCAAGGAGGGAGCGatcggcgaggaaggtagTAATGCGGTGAGTTAGGAATATAGATagatgaggagagtgatgaagaagaagcaAGAACAAGAATCAAGGAGTTTGATCCGATGTGAGTGATGGTGTGGTGAGTGATGGTTGAACCACATGCCCATACATATCTCATATCCAATGTCCCCTGGTCACAACAACATTGGCGGACATGACAGCACCCCCGAAACCAGGCATAATACCACGCGGCAGTATCAAAAAATTACGTTTACACCCCCGCCCCCTCTCTAATCTTCACCCAGGGAGTCAAGTGGAGGTGTAAACAACCTCTGAGTGCCAACGTACGCATCTTGCACCCCTATAGCTCCTGTAACTTTGATCAGTCGCGTAGACTGCTCTCAAGACGTTTCGCTCGATCCTTTCCCGCCGCTTGTTACGTCCTTGCAGCTTGAGGTGAGCTCTGGAATCTGCGGcaactgacaccaggcaTCGACACTCTCTCGCGATGACCACCAAGGTCTCTGAAGACGCCTccaagcccgagcccaAAGTCCTTGGGGCTGGTGGCAAGGTGCTCGATGAGCTGTACAAGTAGGGTGCTTGCTGGACGGTACTAACCAAGATCGACAGGGAacgaggcggtcgacaccctcgccttcctccacaTGCTTGAGAAGCTCAAGGTTGAGTGTGGCCGTAGCGTatctgacaccagctcgaGAAACGTGCTGGCTGGGTTCGGGAAGGGGTGAGCTTCGTTCTTGAAGgcagctgacggcaggtgAAACAGCCGGAGAGGTCGGTGACTGCCCGTGACTGACTGACCGCAGCATCTCGGACCACATGTGTCGCATGGCGCTTATGGCGATGATGATCCCGTCGACTGCCGAGCGGCCACTCGATATTCCACGTTGTGTCATGGTGCGTTTATCCAGCTTTCCTGTTATGTGCGTCCGCTGACGATAGATGGCTCTGGTGCACGACCTCGCTGAGGCCTAGTGAGCTCCTCTCGTTGTGCTCCAGCTGACCTCAGTGTCGGCGACTTTACGCCTCTCGAGAAGGTACCAGGTCACGTCAAGGCTGAtctcgaggccaaggcgatGGACTCGTTCCTGAACGAGATgttgggcggcgagggaAACGCAGAGGCGCGCGTACGCTTCCGCTCACTCTGGGAGGAGtacgaggcgcgcgagacgccagagtccaagctcgtcaaggacctcgaccgccttgAGCTGGTCCTCCAGGGCGTCGAGTACGAGCGATGTGAGCTTATACCTTGTCAGCTAGCTGACGGACAGCACAGGGCATCGACACACTGCACCCGTTCTTCCGCAGCGCCATTAGTGGGTTGTCGTCTATCAGTGCTGACCTCAGCACACCTCGAGCATCCCAGTGTGCGCAAGTGGGGCGAAGCGGTAATGAGCGAGCGCAAAGCGCTATGGGAGGAACAGGGGCGGGGAGATGAGGAGCAACGCGAGCTGAAGGACGCGCGGGTTGGCGCAACCaccgacgccaagaacgCTCTCAAGCGCGAGTGACTTTGGAACGTTCGAACATGAGTATAGCGTGTCCTGCATTCCATCTGTTGTACCCATGCATCTGTGCGAGTGGCGCAACTTGAGGAGCGGAGGGATTGGACAGGATTATGGCTGATTTCCGGCGCCAACGTTGCGACACTTAAAAGGTGTCCTCGCGACTGTAACACACCTCACCCAATCAGTTGGCTCAGCATCCACCGATGCATGGCGAACGGTGAACGGAGGGAGGCGGAAGTCGGCACACAAGTGCCGGAATTAGGCAATACGGTAAAACCGAGGAGAGCGGAGAATGACATCACATTACCCGTGCAACCGCAACTGGACCAAGGGTCGGTCAAGTTCtgggccgaggaaggtggatgATCACTAAGCTCAGCAGGTGATGTGAAAGTGACATTGTGGCAGCTCGACCAGTTGATGATGGTGAAGAGTGAAAGTGGTGTCGCCGGCTTGCACAAGCaaggggatggagagggagggcgGCCGTTGTGATGAGGCCCAGGTGGCACGGACGTTGGTACGTTGGCCATCGCGGCCAGGTGAAAGCTGGGAAGGGGGAATGCATTGTTGGGAAATGACGGATGGAATGGGATTATGGGAAATAGCCATGATATGATTGGAGGGTGACGTATCACCGAAGCTGCACATGGTTGAACCGGACCCCAGAATACCGGGTTATTGCTCGCTCGTTCCGGGCACTAGTTGTTCGGTGGATCAGTCGTCTGTTAACTGGTGGGCACCAATCTACCCCTGGAATCCACCACAGACTCCCACGTAGACCGCCCTCTTTAGTGGGCCACTCCAATTGTTTCTTTTTGCCTTCTCTCTTTCTCTCTCGTCACTACTCACAAAGGTAAGCATATCCacatccttcctccttgatCCTCATAGCACCTCTCGCTATGTCGCCATCACGGCCGACCTGTACACGGGTATCATGGGCTGCGAATCCGGCCTCAATTCCTGTCCTTCGGTGCCAGCTGGTGACGCAGCTGGCGACCTTGCCCGACCATCCCGGAATAGTGAGCTAACACTCAGCCAAGATGTCTCTCCGTACTACTTCGGCTCTCCGCAACgttgcgcgccgcgccgcggtCGCTCCCCGTGCCATTGCGCCGGTGATGgtcgctcgccgccacAACTCGGGCGTGAGTTCCTTTGTAATGTTTGGATCATCTAACCCGACAGCAGgccccgcctcccccccctcccaagTCGGGCAACGGCATGTTCATTGCTCTCGGTATCGCGGCTCTCGCTGGCGGTGGCTACTACTACTACTCGCAgcaggagggcggcgcCTCGGCCACGGCTGAGaagaccaaggccgacTACCAGAAGGTCTACAACGCCATTGCCGAGggcctcgagaaggagggctacgacgacggctcgctcgctccCGTTGTTCTCCGTCTCGCCTGGCACTCGTCGGGCACTTACGACAAGGACACCAAGACTGGCGGCTCCAATTACGCCACCATGCGCTTCCCCGCTGAGGGAGGTCATGGCGCCAACGCCGGCCTCAAGATCGCCCGCGACTACATGGAGACCATCAAGAAGCAGTTCCCCTGGATCTCGTACGGTGACCTCTGGACTCTTGGCGgtgtcgtcgccgtccagGAGACTGGTGGCCCCGTCATCCCCTGGCGGCCCGGCCGTATTGACGGCTTCGAGGTGAACCAGACCCCGGACGGCCGTCTCCCGGACGCGGCGCAGGGTGCCAAGCACATGCGCGACATCTTCTACCGTCAGGGCTTCAACGACCGTGACATTGTCGCTCTTTGTGgcgcccacgccctcggccgctGCCACAGTGACCGCTCTGGCTACGAAGGCCCCTGGACCTTCTCGCCTGTGTCCTTCTCGAACTCGTTCTACGACGTGAGTAGCTGAGACGATGATGGAAACGCCAGCTAacgcgcagctcctcctcaacgacgcTTGGCAGTGGAAGAAGTGGAAGGGCCCCGACCAGTGAGTGCAGCTTGCAAACGGTCTTGGATAACAGCTGACACACAGGtacgaggacaagaagaCCAAGTCCCTTATGATGCTTCCCACCGACATGGCGCTCATGTAAGTCGCTAAGCTTGAGCGTTTTCCCCAACAAAGCTGACGGCCCAGCACCGACTCGAAGTTTAAGCCCATTGTCCAGGAGtacgccaaggacgaggaggccTTCTTCAAGGACTTTGCCAAGGCGTTCTCGACCATGATTGAGAACGGTGTCCCTACTGAGCAGTTCAAGACCAAGGAGCCCTGGAACATGGAGTCGTCTTAATCTGTAGCTATACCACTGTCGTTTGAGCTTTGCTTCTCCAGGGGTGGATAGCATTTGAATTAGTGCATATACGTGTGGTCCGTAAGAAGAAATGGATAGGTAGAGGGAAGGTGTAGGAGTGAGTGCCACAGTGCCACTCGACTAGGATTTAGGCAATTGGAATGGTGAATGGAAAATGATAATCAAACCCGGCTAATGTGTTTTGTGTCAGGATTCCGGATCCCGCTGATCCCGTATCTAAGGACACACTGTCTCTCTGGGGTGTGGGGTGTGGGGTGGGTCTCCTGCGGGATTTCAACTGTGGGTCAATCTCTAACACGCTCATAGCTGTTACAGGGACTTGAAGTACAGGGTAATGTAGACGGAGCGCGCGGAACGGCTTTGGAGGCCCTGTATCCTGTGTCATGTATCCTGTATCCTGCCTGTATCCTGATCCTGTAGTTACCGACAGTAAGATAGTCACACCTTGATACTTCTTGATCTTGTCATTTGTTCTCACTCACCACTTGCCCTTACCATTCACCTTGCCTCGTTGTCGttttctctctctctaccacccccccccctcaACTCCCTCGCTCTGGATAGCAGGCATTACTCATTATCCAATTGTCCACTCTCATTACCTCTACTCCACACTCTTCCTCTTACTCCCGCCACAACACTTAACACGACACGTCGCACCCTCAACCGCACAAACCCACAACCCCACAACCCCAAGCTCACACACTCATCCTCCCCTCacccccctcccatcccccttCCACCCTCATGCACATACACATCCCCCTACTCCCCAAGCACCCGATTGTGCGCCCCCTCGCAaccttcctcttcctggCCTTAATGTCTtactcgctcctcgcgcacTGGCAACAACACGGCGGCGGAAAACCAATGTTTGACGAGTCGCTCGAACACGATGCCTTCGTACACGAAGCGGACCGGCCCAAGCCAGACACCCAAGTAGCCGTGTCGCACCCCGAAACCCCAACAACGCCCGGAGGGTATAAGCGTCTGGTAGTGGCGCATTTCATGGTACGTCCCCAAAATATCGAGCTCAAGCTGATGCAAGTTGGGCAACACGTACCCGTTCACAAAGCTGAATTGGGAAGAAACATTCGACCTGGCCGAAGAATCCGGGCTCGATGGACTGATCCTCAACCTTGGGAGCGAGGAGTGGCAGTTCCGCCAGGCGCGGGCGGCATACCTCATCGCCGCGCAGCGGGTCAAGGCTCCCATTATTGGGCGGAATCCTATTCGGTTGGCGCTGTCGCTCGATCTTAATGTCATGCACTCGAGCCAGTGGGACGACGCTGTGCAGTTGACTACCAAGATCGCCGGTCTTATGGGCAGCCCCGCCCAGCTGTTGCATGATGGCAAGCCCCTGCTTACTGCTTTTGACGGGCATAATGCGGTTTGGGGATCCAACGGATGGAAGGGGTTCATGGACGAGCTAAATAGCAAGATGCGGTACAAGGTGTCATTCTGGCCTGCGTGGTTCCAGCCGCCCGAGAGGTTGATTGACAACGAGCTGATCGACGGTCTATTCTCATGGAACGGGGCTTGGTGAGTTGACCCGcactctctccctctccagTCCGTCACTGACCACCCCAGGCCCATGGCGAACCGCCATATCTCCCTCTCAACAGAGGACATGGCCTTCATCGCCTCCTCGAAACCCTTCATGGCGGCCGTCTCCCCCCTCTTCTTCACGCACTACGGCAAGACGGGCGAATGGGCGTTCAACAAGAATTGGATTTACCGTtccgacgacctcctctATCCGAGCCGGTGGTCGTCGATTCTAGCCTTGACTCCAGCCCGCGCTCCCGAGATTGTCCAAGTTATTTCGTGGAACGACTACGGCGAGTCGCATAACATTGCGCCGGTCATGGGTGCCGAGCCGGGAAGTGAGGCGTGGACGACGGGGATGGACCACGTAGCGTTCCGCGAGATGACGGGGTATTTTGCGCGGAGGtggcgcgacggcgcgccagaggtcgaggatgagatTGTCGTTTGGATGTGGTACCGCCTCAATCCCAAGACGGTGCAGGCGAGCAATGATACAGTTGGGCGGCCGGACAATGCCAACTGGGTGAGttggcgagcgcagcgagtCGCCAGCCAGAGCAAGGTAGTCTCAATCGAACTCGTGCTAATACcaggccctcgacctcattAATGcactcatcctcgtcccTGAGGGACTCGAAAACGTCGAGCTGTTCATCACAAACGGACCCTCCCGTCACAACAACAAGAACGGAAAGCACCTGGACTCTGGCCGCTCCAACGCCCTCACCatccccttccttcccgGCAGCGTACACTTCGAAATCAAGTCGAGTATGGGCACACACATGCGCCACTCGGCCCACGACATCCACAGCACGGCCGAGCACTACAATTTCAACATGTGGTCTGGGTCGTGGCGTGTAAAGGTCCCCCGGACAAAGGGGTAGCAGATGAGATGGGCCGCTGGCGGCCTGACGATGGAGATAGATCTAGACTGTAACAGCTGTATCATTGCATGGGTTGGGTGCACTGCTCTAGCTAGCCTAGCCtactcgacgaggcgccaCTCTCTAGTGATGGCGAGGGGaacctcgctctcctcctccccctccccctcttcgCCAGGCCGCGCAATGGCGCGTACTGCGACTCGCCCATCCCCAACTCGAGCGACGCGTACAAGTACGACCCGCAGCTCGGGACTGAACGTGACCATATTGAGTTGGGTtgcctggggtcagccaCATCAAACAATACTCTACCTTATAAGCGGCAACTTGGCCCTCAACCAGCCCGAGAGCGGGGGGAAGCGAGCTGAACATACTCTCAGCCCGGGCGAAGAGCTTGGCTGTCTCCGCGTCCTCCGCGGTCCAcccctcgtcgacctccatgtcgtcgtAGATAGGCGAAgccttcctctcctcctgcaccttgggcttgggcttgggcttgtccttgggcttgggcttcGGTTTGGCCTCAGCCCGCGCAGCCCGCTCATCCGCCCGTCGCCGTTCATCGTCCTTGACGAACGGAAACTCCTTTGACGTGACAAAGACATTAGACGGCACCACCATCTCGCTGGGCGGCACAAACTTGCGCCTAACCGGTTGTGTGGGCTCAGTTACGCGGATGGGCGTGGC
Above is a genomic segment from Cutaneotrichosporon cavernicola HIS019 DNA, chromosome: 1 containing:
- the CCP1 gene encoding uncharacterized protein (Cytochrome C peroxidase) produces the protein MEREGGRCDEAQVARTLWATPIVSFCLLSFSLVTTHKAKMSLRTTSALRNVARRAAVAPRAIAPVMVARRHNSGQAPPPPPPKSGNGMFIALGIAALAGGGYYYYSQQEGGASATAEKTKADYQKVYNAIAEGLEKEGYDDGSLAPVVLRLAWHSSGTYDKDTKTGGSNYATMRFPAEGGHGANAGLKIARDYMETIKKQFPWISYGDLWTLGGVVAVQETGGPVIPWRPGRIDGFEVNQTPDGRLPDAAQGAKHMRDIFYRQGFNDRDIVALCGAHALGRCHSDRSGYEGPWTFSPVSFSNSFYDLLLNDAWQWKKWKGPDQYEDKKTKSLMMLPTDMALITDSKFKPIVQEYAKDEEAFFKDFAKAFSTMIENGVPTEQFKTKEPWNMESS
- a CDS encoding uncharacterized protein (Glycosyl hydrolase family 71); the protein is MSYSLLAHWQQHGGGKPMFDESLEHDAFVHEADRPKPDTQVAVSHPETPTTPGGYKRLVVAHFMLGNTYPFTKLNWEETFDLAEESGLDGLILNLGSEEWQFRQARAAYLIAAQRVKAPIIGRNPIRLALSLDLNVMHSSQWDDAVQLTTKIAGLMGSPAQLLHDGKPLLTAFDGHNAVWGSNGWKGFMDELNSKMRYKVSFWPAWFQPPERLIDNELIDGLFSWNGAWPMANRHISLSTEDMAFIASSKPFMAAVSPLFFTHYGKTGEWAFNKNWIYRSDDLLYPSRWSSILALTPARAPEIVQVISWNDYGESHNIAPVMGAEPGSEAWTTGMDHVAFREMTGYFARRWRDGAPEVEDEIVVWMWYRLNPKTVQASNDTVGRPDNANWALDLINALILVPEGLENVELFITNGPSRHNNKNGKHLDSGRSNALTIPFLPGSVHFEIKSSMGTHMRHSAHDIHSTAEHYNFNMWSGSWRVKVPRTKG
- a CDS encoding uncharacterized protein (HD domain) encodes the protein MTTKVSEDASKPEPKVLGAGGKVLDELYKSTGNEAVDTLAFLHMLEKLKVECGRSVSDTSSRNVLAGFGKGISDHMCRMALMAMMIPSTAERPLDIPRCVMMALVHDLAEAYVGDFTPLEKVPGHVKADLEAKAMDSFLNEMLGGEGNAEARVRFRSLWEEYEARETPESKLVKDLDRLELVLQGVEYERSQGIDTLHPFFRSAITHLEHPSVRKWGEAVMSERKALWEEQGRGDEEQRELKDARVGATTDAKNALKRE